The Kosmotoga olearia TBF 19.5.1 sequence TTCCTCATATGCATGTTTCCCATGCGGGACCTTCAAGAGCTCTCAGTGGTGGCCATTTGTTTTCCGGGATAGTGTGCAATACAGTAGAGCTTTTTATCTTAAAAGCACCCTTGCTCGAACTTAAAAGAGTTGCTAGTAAAGGATTTAAAGCTCTGGAATAGGTTCAGCTTTTTTGAATTCGGAGATGAATTAACAGGGTAACGAATATCTCCGCAACTATTAGCATGAGGACGATTAGTATTCCCTTTTCCAATCCAAAATGTTTTCCAGCAAAACCTACCATATAACTCGACGCAGCGGCTCCGAGGGACGCTGCTATACTGAAGGTGCTCACATTGAAACTAGATCTCTCTGGCCTTTGCGAGATTAGTATCGCTTGAAGTGTTGGAAACATAGCAGAGAATCCAAGTCCTATAAGGAAGGTGAAAAGACCGAGTATTATCGGAGCTTTTGTCAGGAGCATTGCAACAAAGGTAATGCATGAAAAAGACGACAGCAATAAAAGGCTACGACTGTAGCCGAGTTTTTCAACGGTGATACCGGCTACCAAACGACCGGCAAGAAGACCCATCCAGAGTAAGGCAGGAAAAATACTGGAGAACCTTAACGATACGTCTCTGACATCAAAGAGATACGCGGCAACCCATGAAGAAAAACCAACTTCATAACCTACATAAAGAAAAACGCCGGATAGGACGAGCCAGTACAGTGTCCGTTCTTTTTTATCTGTAATGCTATTTGGATTTCTTGTTTCACGGTTTTCCGAGTAGAGAAACGGTATTTTGATTGTTGGAAATGATAAGAACAATGTGAAAGCTGTTATTGCTGCTCCGATGAAAAATGGGATATTCCAATTTTTCACATTCTTTAAGGTAAGGGCAACAACAAATGGTGATATAACCGCACCAAGTGAAAAGAGTGAATGGAGCACGTTCAACACACTGCCGGTACGTTTTTTAAATAGGGCTGCCACACCAACACCAGCGTTGACTTCTATGAGACTGTTACCGAATGTAGTGATAAAACTTGCGATTAAGAGCAGGATAAACGTTGGTGAAAGTCCTGTAAGAAGATATCCGATAGTGTTTGTCATAATAGCGATCATGAGCATTTTAAATGGACCAAATCTTGGAGTCAATTTTATACTCAATATAGCAGCTATTATAAAAAAAACTGATGGCAGGGAAAGTAAAAGTCCTGCCATTTGATGATCTATATCAAAAAAGATTTCAATTGCCGGTAAAACGCTACCAAGGGCTATCGCGGTGAAACCAAAAGAAAAGAATCCACCAGAAGCTGCTAGAGTGAATAAGCTTTTTTCTCTCATTTACTTATTATTCTCCAGGAATGTAAAGATTGAATTCTTCTGAAATATCTGTAACCTCGATAGAAGGCATTTTAACCAGTTTTCCGCTGTTAAATCCATAAAAAATCAAATAAACGGAGTCGGGTTTAGCGACTCTTATATATGCATCTTTTGAGAGGGTTATGGTGTATGTAGTTTCAAGTTCCGGTGGTTTGAAATAGAAAAATTTTTCCTGTGATAAACCTGGAGAGAAGATTTTCTGATAAGTGTATTTTGTTTCATTTTTATTCATTTTGAAACCAATCCAGACATCATCTTTCCCGGTTACGAATATTCTAAAGTACGGTCTATCCGGTGTTTTTTGGAGTTCGGTAAAAAGAGCATCCAGGTCATTTTCGAAGCTTTCCAGAAATTCACTGGCAATAATGAATTTTTCTACCAAACCACCACCGGTAATAATTGATTTTAAGGAATCAACCTCATTTTCTACTCGTGTAGTGAACTCAGAATATGAGCTATTGAGTTGCTTATTTAACTCATCGATTTTTATTCTAAGTTCTTCTGCTGTTTTTAAAGCGGCCAGCGAAAGTATGAAAGCTACAATTGCAGCCATGATAATAAACATACCTAAAAAGGTTGCCAGTGAAACGCTCTTTTTTGCCATTCTTTTACTCCTTTCGTGCGCAGAAAAAAAGGTGTTCAGCACGACCAAAAAGTTCTTTCCTTCGGCAAAACTCAAGTTCCCATTGTACTATTCTATCAAGATTTCGCGCCAATTTCTCCTCTGAATAAGGTGCAAAAACCACAAGCGCAGCTATATCAATTAATTGCATTGAAGCATTCTTGACTAATTTCTCTATATCTTCTGGAAAGTATGGACGAGTATAGAAGTGCTTTTCACTTACGCTGCTATCACCTATTGGAACCTTTCGTTCTCGTTCAATGAACCGCCGAGCATTGTAAGTCTCTCCCTGGGAGATAAAATCATGTAAAAAGGCATAAGCGTTATCAACAGTCGCTAATAGTTTGCCTCTATTTTTTAGAACCCTTTTGATTTCTTCCAGAACTTTCTCTGGAGATTTAGCATAAGACAAAACATCACCCATGGCAAGAACGAAATCAAAGGTGTTGGATTCGAAAGGGAGGGCTTCACCTGAAGCCTTCGTGAATTTTATGTTTACACCGTAAAGTTTGGCTTTTTCTTCGGCGACTTTCAACATTTTCTCTGCTGGATCCACGGCTATAATTTCCATTCCTTTATCAGCTAATTCGATCGCCCATCGGCCTGTTCCAGTGCCGAGGTCAAGGATTTTTCCGTTTACTTGATGTTCGTTAATGAGTTTCCTGACAATTTCGTGGTATAAGACCCAGTAAGGTTCTTCGTACATATAATCATATCTGCTGGCTACATCATCATAATATTCCCAGGATTCATTCATTTGATCCACCCACAACGCGATTTTTTCCAAGTTTTTTGGCTAAATAACAACGCTGGTCAGCACAGAATAAAAGATCTGCGGCATTATTAATGTGTGGCGCCGGGTAGGAGGCCACACCAAAGCTGGCAGTGACATCTTTCAGTGATTCCTTGTTTGCCTCAATAAGTTCCTTAAGCCTTTCTGCTACTCTGACAGCATCCCGGTGTTTCGCGTATGGAAGAAGGATTATAAATTCTTCACCACCATATCTACCCACTATGTCCATCTCTCTTGCGCCTTTTAAAAGTATTTTAGCGATTTTCTTCAGAATTTCGTCTCCAACGATGTGGCCATGCGAATCGTTGACTACTTTGAAGTTATCCAGGTCACACATTATGACTGAGAATTCTTCGCCGAAACGCTTTGAACGAGCAAATTCCTCTTCAAGGCGTGATTCGAAGTACCACCTGGTGTAAAGACCTGTGAGAGCATCTTTCGTTGCCATCGTATATCTCATATAGTTACGGAAGACAAGTGTAAGCAAAGGCTCCAGGTATCCCATCAGCCTATTGAACTTTTCGATCTCTTTCATAGATGCTTTGTTGTAGGGATTGTATATTTCAATCCTGGCATTAGCCTCGAAATCTATATCGAATTCGTACGATACATAAAATGGATACTGCGAATATCTCGATTCCATAGGTGGTATTTTATCACTTCCAATTTCCTTCGTCATGTTTTCCAGCCAATCAAACTTTGTTCTGACGGATGTAATCGGAAAGTGATTCTGTATGAATTCCGAAAAGACGTTCATTATCTCTTCAAGACTATTACATTCTCCAAAAGCGGCCATCAAACTTATAAAGCTGTTGAGTGTCCAGAGAACCTCGTGATAATTTTCTTGATTGATAGGTATCTGAGATTTCTTGTTGGTATCGGAAAATAGTTTTTCTAGAACCAAGACAGAATCAATAAAGACGTCCTCATGCAGATGTTTATTTTTTATTTCCCGTGCTTTTGTATTTATTCCTTGAAGTGTGAAATAAATAGAGGCTTTCTTAAAATACTGCTTAGCGAGGAAAAGTTTTCCTATTCTTTTTGAAGCAATAGCTAGTGCGTAGTATATTTGAGCTAAAGATACATGTGAAACAAGCTTAGAAACTATTCGTATTCTTTCTTTGCATTCTTTGACAAAATCTTCGTAATTCTCTTTGTCCACAAAAAAAGCGGTTGTTTGAAGTGTCTCCTCAATGTAGAGCTTCATTTCTTTTATTTTGCTTCTGAAAACATCATAACCCCGTTTTTCGTCTTCTAACAAAGCCTGAGTGATCTCCAAAAAAAGTAATTCATTGTGATTCAAATGTTTTTTCATTTTTCTCAGGCTTTCAATTTCTTTTTCTATATTTTGAAAATCTCCCCATATAACCTTTATGAGAAATTCGAACAACATGGTCCTACTTAGCAGGCTGCTATACATTGGTTCGGAAAAGGTTTTCAGATCCTCCAACACTTCAATTTTCAGCTTTTCGAAGCCATCATAATCATCGTTATAAACAGCTACAAGCATTTTTAAGTGTTTATATCTTACAAGAATTTCCGGATTTTCTATTTTTTTGGTAATTTCGGTTAGTTCGGAAAGTATCTCTTGAAACTCTTTTTGTTTTCCATAGAAGAAGTAGCTTTGTGCCAGATTTATTCCTATGAATGCTGAAGTAAAAAGATCTTCGTTGTTCTTTGCAAGTTTCATTGCTTTCTCCTGTATCTCCTGTGCAAAGTTCGGGGCTATGGCATCGTAATAAATGCTGAGGTTGTTGTAAAGCCTTGGGAGCATAAAATTCAGTTCGAACTTCTCTGCTATTTTTGTGGCTTTATGAAGATATTCTTTGAATCCTTCAAATTTCTGCTTTGAAATGAAATAAGTTGCTATTCTATTATAAGCGGAAGCTTTTAACCTGGCTGTTCCATAAGTAGTGGAAGGAAGAGAAGCAGCAAAGTCGGATAGTTTTTTCAAATTTTCTTCATCCGATGATATTTCGCATTCGGATTCGAGGATAAAATACTTCAAAACCATACGTTCATAATCGCTCAGATGTTTGCTGCTTTGCAATTTTTGCTTAATTATGTTTTTGATTTTGTCAGGTGGATAGTTTTTTTGAAGCACCCTTATGAAATCAAATGGGTTGACGTGGTAACTTCCATCAATCCACTTTAGAATCGTTTCTTGATTCAACGGAGAAGGTTTTTCAGTTCTGTCCTGTAGATAAAGTTCAATACTGTCCAATGCCCATAGCTTTCTTTTTGAAAGCTTTTTTATGATATTTTTTCTTAGCAGAAGACGTTGGTAGTTTGTACCACGGTGTATGTCTTCCCTCGATTTCCACAACAAAAAGAATATAAATTTATCGCTACTCAAACCGCTTTCTTTATAATGGAAGAGAATCCCCTCTTCTAATTCCCGCAATAATGCAAGTTGCAAATGCGTATCCTGGTTTACGTTTAACGAGTTGTAGATTTTTTTCCAAAAAGAGCGATCTTTGAAAGAGTACAATCCGTCATGGGTTTCTAAAATTCCTTCACGCAACATAATAGATAGGCCTCTGGTGGCTTCATTTGAATTCATGCCCAAGACCTTGCAAGATGAGAGCAGTTCGTTTTTTGTGAATTTTTTTCCTAGTGGAGATACTTTCTTTGAAAACACGATCCCTTCATTCATAGCAACGCCCCTTTACTAGTTACGTTGCATAACAATCTACTCGAATTTGATTCTGCCAGTTCTTGATAAATTAATTTTACCATTAAATTATCTTTTCAAGAAATCTTTCATGATCGATGATTCACGCTATTTGTGTTCTTTTGCAGTCGTGATGGTGGTTTCTAATCAAACACATCAGAAAAAGGAATATTTATTCATGATAGAATTTTATAGCATAATTTCAGACATTTATTTTAAAGAATTGTGAGAAAACCCAATTGGAGGTGCGCATGACAATGGATGTAAACGATGTAAAATGGGATCTCAGTAAGCTTTATAAGGGCCCAGAAGCTGCTGAACTGGCTGAGGATATCGAGTATGTAAAAAAACATTCACAAAGGATTTCCAGAAAATTTGAGGGAAGGATTAATGAACTTTCAACCGAAGAATTCGCTGAGCTTTTTACTGATGTTGAGAAAATTTACGAAATCACCGGAAAAATGATGATGTACGCTTATCTTTTTCTTTCCGGGGATACCTCTAACCCCGAAGCGAACAAGCTTTTCTCCAAGATTCAGGATGTTGCTTCAGAAGTTGAGAACAACCTTGTTTCTCTGAAACTCGAATTAGCCAGGATGCCAAATGAACTCTTCGAAAAACAGTTCAAAATGCCTCAATTGAAAGATTATGCCCATTTTGTTCAAAAGCAGCGTGAAGCAAGAAAGTACTTTCTGTCGGAAGCTGAAGAAAAGCTGATAAACATCAAGAACCTTACTGGTAGAGAAGCTTTTGTGAAGCTCTATACCGAGTTTACAAGTTCCTTTAGATATGAAATAGAAATAGACGGCGAGAAAAA is a genomic window containing:
- a CDS encoding GGDEF domain-containing protein, producing MNEGIVFSKKVSPLGKKFTKNELLSSCKVLGMNSNEATRGLSIMLREGILETHDGLYSFKDRSFWKKIYNSLNVNQDTHLQLALLRELEEGILFHYKESGLSSDKFIFFLLWKSREDIHRGTNYQRLLLRKNIIKKLSKRKLWALDSIELYLQDRTEKPSPLNQETILKWIDGSYHVNPFDFIRVLQKNYPPDKIKNIIKQKLQSSKHLSDYERMVLKYFILESECEISSDEENLKKLSDFAASLPSTTYGTARLKASAYNRIATYFISKQKFEGFKEYLHKATKIAEKFELNFMLPRLYNNLSIYYDAIAPNFAQEIQEKAMKLAKNNEDLFTSAFIGINLAQSYFFYGKQKEFQEILSELTEITKKIENPEILVRYKHLKMLVAVYNDDYDGFEKLKIEVLEDLKTFSEPMYSSLLSRTMLFEFLIKVIWGDFQNIEKEIESLRKMKKHLNHNELLFLEITQALLEDEKRGYDVFRSKIKEMKLYIEETLQTTAFFVDKENYEDFVKECKERIRIVSKLVSHVSLAQIYYALAIASKRIGKLFLAKQYFKKASIYFTLQGINTKAREIKNKHLHEDVFIDSVLVLEKLFSDTNKKSQIPINQENYHEVLWTLNSFISLMAAFGECNSLEEIMNVFSEFIQNHFPITSVRTKFDWLENMTKEIGSDKIPPMESRYSQYPFYVSYEFDIDFEANARIEIYNPYNKASMKEIEKFNRLMGYLEPLLTLVFRNYMRYTMATKDALTGLYTRWYFESRLEEEFARSKRFGEEFSVIMCDLDNFKVVNDSHGHIVGDEILKKIAKILLKGAREMDIVGRYGGEEFIILLPYAKHRDAVRVAERLKELIEANKESLKDVTASFGVASYPAPHINNAADLLFCADQRCYLAKKLGKNRVVGGSNE
- a CDS encoding class I SAM-dependent methyltransferase yields the protein MNESWEYYDDVASRYDYMYEEPYWVLYHEIVRKLINEHQVNGKILDLGTGTGRWAIELADKGMEIIAVDPAEKMLKVAEEKAKLYGVNIKFTKASGEALPFESNTFDFVLAMGDVLSYAKSPEKVLEEIKRVLKNRGKLLATVDNAYAFLHDFISQGETYNARRFIERERKVPIGDSSVSEKHFYTRPYFPEDIEKLVKNASMQLIDIAALVVFAPYSEEKLARNLDRIVQWELEFCRRKELFGRAEHLFFCARKE
- a CDS encoding MFS transporter; this encodes MREKSLFTLAASGGFFSFGFTAIALGSVLPAIEIFFDIDHQMAGLLLSLPSVFFIIAAILSIKLTPRFGPFKMLMIAIMTNTIGYLLTGLSPTFILLLIASFITTFGNSLIEVNAGVGVAALFKKRTGSVLNVLHSLFSLGAVISPFVVALTLKNVKNWNIPFFIGAAITAFTLFLSFPTIKIPFLYSENRETRNPNSITDKKERTLYWLVLSGVFLYVGYEVGFSSWVAAYLFDVRDVSLRFSSIFPALLWMGLLAGRLVAGITVEKLGYSRSLLLLSSFSCITFVAMLLTKAPIILGLFTFLIGLGFSAMFPTLQAILISQRPERSSFNVSTFSIAASLGAAASSYMVGFAGKHFGLEKGILIVLMLIVAEIFVTLLIHLRIQKS